From Camarhynchus parvulus chromosome 10, STF_HiC, whole genome shotgun sequence, one genomic window encodes:
- the TNFAIP8L3 gene encoding tumor necrosis factor alpha-induced protein 8-like protein 3, translating into MDSDSAELSEGELVSPAGPDYFSSKNLALQAQKKILSKMATKTMANMLIDDTSSEIFDELYKVTKEHTRNKKEAHKIMKDLIKVAIKIGILYRNNQFNQEELEIVDKFRKKLNQTAMTIVSFYEVEYTFDRNVLAELLHECKELVHELVGRHLTARSHGRINHVFNHFADVEFLSALYSLDGDCRPYLKKICNGINKLLDEKVL; encoded by the coding sequence GTCCTGATTATTTCAGCTCCAAGAATCTTGCACTGCAAGCCCAGAAAAAGATCCTGAGTAAAATGGCAACCAAAACCATGGCTAACATGCTAATTGACGACACAAGCAGCGAAATCTTCGACGAGCTGTACAAAGTCACAAAGGAGCACACCAGGAACAAAAAGGAAGCCCATAAAATCATGAAAGACCTGATCAAAGTGGCCATAAAAATCGGGATCCTCTACCGAAACAACCAGTTCAACCAGGAAGAGCTGGAGATCGTGGACAAGTTCAGGAAGAAGCTGAACCAAACTGCCATGACCATCGTCAGCTTCTACGAGGTGGAGTACACCTTTGACAGGAACGTGCTGGCAGAACTGCTGCACGAGTGCAAGGAGCTCGTGCACGAACTCGTGGGGCGGCACCTGACGGCGCGGTCCCACGGGCGCATCAACCACGTCTTCAACCACTTTGCAGATGTGGAGTTCCTGTCTGCCCTCTACAGCCTGGATGGGGACTGCCGGCCCTACCTCAAAAAGATCTGCAATGGCATCAACAAACTGCTCGATGAGAAGGTTCTTTGA